TTTCAATTATTTGTTTGATAAACAAGTTAGAGAAATAAAATATGACGATATTCAAAAAACACTATCTAAACAAGTTAAAGCTAAAAGCTTAAGCTCTTTAGTAGTTTGGAATTGGATATTTGAAGAATCAATAAAACTTGATATTATTAACAAAAATATAGCAACTCATTTAAAAGCTTCAAATAAAGTTACAAAAACTATCGAAAGAACAATTTATAGTTCAGAAATTATAAATAATATTTGGAAATTAACTTTAGAAAATAATTTTGTTGCAGATATACTTATTTGCCTTTTATATTCAGGATTAAGAATTTCTGAATTACTTGAAATAACTAGAGAAAATGTTCATATAAAAGATAGATATTTAATAGCTGGAAAAAAGACTTTAGCTGGTAAAAATAGAGTCGTTCCTATTCATAAAAGAATAATACCAATTATAGAAAAATACCTAAAAATTTCTGAAGAAACATCTTCAAAAATACTTTTAGGGAAATATAATCAAAACGGATTTTATGGTAAAATAAATTCTGCAAGTTTTAGATATTATTTCTATGATTTTATGGAAAAATTAAATATAAAAATGAATATCCACTCTACTAGACATACATTTATTTCAAAAATGAAATCCCTAGAAGTCAATGATTCAAAACTAAAAAGAATTGTTGGTCATAAGGGAAATGATATAACTGATAATGTTTATACAATATATAGTGCCGAGGACTTAATTCCAATTATAGATTTACTAGAATATTAACCATTTTAATTTGTTGCCAACTTGTTGCCAACTTGTTGCCAACCTGTTGCCAACATAACAGTTTTTTAACCATATTATAAATATATCTTATTTTTTAAAGAATTTTATAAACATAGAAAAAACCTAGCTTTCGCTAGGTTATATAATTATTTTCTAATTTCTTTAATTCTTGCTGCTTTACCACTTAATCCTCTTAAGTAATATAATTTAGCTCTTCTTACTTTACCTATCTTCTTAACTTCGATTTTATCGATTAATGGAGAGTTAATTGGTATTATTCTTTCTACTCCAACTCCTGAAGATACTTTTCTTACTGTAAAGCTTTTTTGAATACTTCCTCCAGAAATTCTGATTACTATACCTTCAAAAACCTGTATTCTAGTTTTGTTTCCTTCTTTTACTGTATAGTGTACAGCTACTGTGTCCCCAGCTTTAAATTCTGGTAAATCTGATTTTAAGTATTCTTTTTCTACTAATTCTATTAATTTCTCTTTCAAGAAATTCACATCCTTCCTCTAAAACATTCGTATTTTCATCATTGAAAACAGCGGAATATTCGCTTAATTTACTTATAGATAATATCATATTTAAAAATATTTTTCAAGTATTTTTTAAATTGGTGGTATATAGAACTTTCCATAAAAAGCATCAGTTTTAAATGTATTGATAATAGCTTTTTGATCTACTTCTAAAATTGCCTTAACAATATCATTAACTTCATAAACAGATACTACTGTATAACAAATATATACTCTTTCTTTTAAATATGCACCTTCACCAACTATTTTAGTCATTCCATGTCTATATTTACTTATATACATTTCTGTTACAAGTTCACCTTTTTTAGTAATAACTTGTAAAGTCATGCGTCTATATCTATTATAGAAAGTATCTATAACTTTAGTTGTAACAAACTGAAATACTATTGAATATCCTGCACCATCCCATGTAAACATATATCCAAAAAATAATATTACTAACATATTAAATATGAATATATATATCCAAATAGATTTATTAATTTTATTAGAAATATATAGAGCAATGAAGTCTGTTCCACCTGTAGAACCTCCTACTTTTAATGCAAGTACCATTTGTAATCCATGTACTACTGCTCCTATAGTTAAATTTAGTAAAATATTTGTGAATAATGGTTCAAATTTAATATGCTTCAAAAAAATTGAAGTTAGAACTATATGTAACAAAGACAAAAACACAAATTTTTTACTAATTTCTCTAGCACATAATAATGCTACTGGAAAATTAAGAATTATTAGTAAAATTCCTACAGATAAATTTATACCAAAATTTGATAATACCATATTTATCAATATAGATAATCCTGTAAAACCACCAGTTAATAATTTTGATGGTATTATGAATACCTCTATAGTATATGATTGTATCATAGCTGATATTGTTATTAAAATTATTGGTAAAATCATTGATTTATATTTCTTAAACATTTTCTTCTCCCAATGTATCTAAATTTCTTCTATTACACCTTTATTTTTCCAATATGTTGCTATATACACAAATGGTGTATCTATAGCTGATGTAATAATTTTTAAAAAATAAGTTGAAAATGTAATTGTTAATATTAATGAAATCGGAAATACTCCATAAAATGCCACAAAGTTAAATATTAAATTATCTAGTACCTGACTTAATAATGTGCTTAAATTATTTCTTATCCAAATATTATTAAAGTCTGGATATATCTTCTTAATTATTTGATATAGATTAATATCAACATTAGATGAAATAACATAAGCAAGTAATGACGCTACTGTAAATCTAATAAATGGTGTAAATATTGCTGCTAAATGAACCTGACTAGTATCGTTACTAGATGGAGCTAATATTAAAGCAATATTCATTACAACCGTTGTGAAAATCATAGTTAAAAATCCTATACCAACAACTTTAGAAGCTGCTTTTTTACCATAATTTTCAGATAAAATATCAGAAATCAAAAATATAGAACTATATGCTATATTTCCCAAAGTAGTTTCAATTCCAAATAAATAAACTAATTTATTAACCTGTACATTTGCAAGTATAATAGAAATAGGTGCAAATATCATAAGACCAACTTTCCCCCATTTTCTATAAGCAAATAAGATTACAGAATAATTGATTAAAACATATAGAAGCCAGATAACTTCGTTACTTTTAAAAAAATCAAACATTTTTCCTCCTAATTTTTGTTCAACACTGCCACCTATGAACATCTATATTATATTTTTAGTCAACAATTACTATAGCATTTTCTTCTGGATATGTAAAGCCATTTTTTTTAATTTCACTATTACCATTTACCCATTTGTAT
The genomic region above belongs to Streptobacillus moniliformis DSM 12112 and contains:
- a CDS encoding queuosine precursor transporter, encoding MFDFFKSNEVIWLLYVLINYSVILFAYRKWGKVGLMIFAPISIILANVQVNKLVYLFGIETTLGNIAYSSIFLISDILSENYGKKAASKVVGIGFLTMIFTTVVMNIALILAPSSNDTSQVHLAAIFTPFIRFTVASLLAYVISSNVDINLYQIIKKIYPDFNNIWIRNNLSTLLSQVLDNLIFNFVAFYGVFPISLILTITFSTYFLKIITSAIDTPFVYIATYWKNKGVIEEI
- the rplS gene encoding 50S ribosomal protein L19, with the protein product MKEKLIELVEKEYLKSDLPEFKAGDTVAVHYTVKEGNKTRIQVFEGIVIRISGGSIQKSFTVRKVSSGVGVERIIPINSPLIDKIEVKKIGKVRRAKLYYLRGLSGKAARIKEIRK
- a CDS encoding tyrosine-type recombinase/integrase, producing MGKLKLPNKFGSISKLSGNRRKRYMVRLSLPLDENGKQKRLILGYYTTYNEAYKALIEYSSTPLNIEDAKTFTINVLFERFKKEKEETVSKETFKRYTRSFIDFNYLFDKQVREIKYDDIQKTLSKQVKAKSLSSLVVWNWIFEESIKLDIINKNIATHLKASNKVTKTIERTIYSSEIINNIWKLTLENNFVADILICLLYSGLRISELLEITRENVHIKDRYLIAGKKTLAGKNRVVPIHKRIIPIIEKYLKISEETSSKILLGKYNQNGFYGKINSASFRYYFYDFMEKLNIKMNIHSTRHTFISKMKSLEVNDSKLKRIVGHKGNDITDNVYTIYSAEDLIPIIDLLEY
- a CDS encoding YitT family protein; the encoded protein is MFKKYKSMILPIILITISAMIQSYTIEVFIIPSKLLTGGFTGLSILINMVLSNFGINLSVGILLIILNFPVALLCAREISKKFVFLSLLHIVLTSIFLKHIKFEPLFTNILLNLTIGAVVHGLQMVLALKVGGSTGGTDFIALYISNKINKSIWIYIFIFNMLVILFFGYMFTWDGAGYSIVFQFVTTKVIDTFYNRYRRMTLQVITKKGELVTEMYISKYRHGMTKIVGEGAYLKERVYICYTVVSVYEVNDIVKAILEVDQKAIINTFKTDAFYGKFYIPPI